The sequence ACTTTCAGCTTGTTCCGCTCCATAACTAAGGGCAATTCTAACCATTGTATCTTCCACTCGGTACGTTTCTGCCCCACTTTCTAACATAATCTCACCCGCGAGCAAACAAACTTCCATAATGTTTGCTTTTCTCTTAGCTATACGATCCACATATTTCACCACGATTCTTTCCTATATGTTAAATATATTTAGATAAGTTTCTTCAATAGATCAGGCTTTGTATGCACTCCATTAATACAGTTTAACGAACCCAATGCGTTCAAGCAATGGAATTTTTTCGTATGAAATATGTCTTTTTTGGATTAGACAAAATTGGGAAAACGCCCGGTCAAATTTAGACACCTGTCATAAAGTATAAAGGAATAACAAGTGAGGAGAGTGTTGACCCGTGTACCCTTATCATTACTACTACCCAGATTATTCAGTCGTTCCTTTTGAAAGGAACGAATCCAATTATATGCCCTATAGCGAAGATTTATCTAGACAAAATCCCCATTTAGAAAGACGGATAGCCCAACTAGAAAGACAAAATGAACGACAAACAGAAGAGTTATCAAGACAAAATAAGGAAATTGGCCGCATAAATCAAGAAATTAAACGGATAAACCAAGAAATTCAACGAGTGAATACAGAAGTGACAAGATTAAATGGCGTAAATCAGCAGCAAACACGAAGATTACAACGGCTAAATCAACGACTTCGTACAGTTGAACGTCAATTTAATTTTCCTTTCACACCAACTGAAGATGGATTTTAGAAGGTTTTCACGAATGAGTAATATAAGCCTAAAAGGATGCGACGATCGCTCTTTTAGGCTTTTTCCTTTTGGCGAGTTTTTATGGCCTAGAATTAACTCACTTTTTGTCACCCTAAGACTAGGACGACCTGTTTTTCCAAGTGAACATCACTAATTTCACGAGACAATCTAGACACAAAATTAACTTCTCATTTCCTCAGGTAGTAACTGTCCAATTCTAGTTGAAATTCTCCATATTAAGTCATTCAGTGACATTCTATGAACTCGAGGTTCCACTTCATCTTGTTATTCTATAAAATAAATTGTATAATAGATTACGCTATTTTCCGGTGAATCCGGCGTGGTTCGTGACCATCCCACGAAAAAAAACTACGGAAAGGATCCTTTATAAAATGAAAATTAGAACGATTACTGTCAATGGCATTATTGCAGCACTGTACATTGCCATTACTGCAGTTATCCAACCCATTGCCTTCTCCAGTATTCAATTTCGAGTACCAGAGATTTTTAACCATCTCGTTGTCTTTCATAAAAAGTATTTCTTCGGCGTTGTCATTGGGGTGTTTTTCTCAAATTTATTTTTCTCAACAATGAATCCCTATGATTTAATTTTTGGAGTTGCCCACTCGATTATTTCTCTAGCCCTCACTATTTTTATCGGCAAGTTTGTTACAAATAAATGGTTACTGATGACGATTAACTCGTTTATTTTCTCATTTTTGATTTTTATTATTGCGTTTGAAATCAAAATTGCTACCGGATTTTCTGTTTGGGATACAAGTTTTCCATTTTTAGAAACATGGGGAATATTAGCAATTGGAGAGTTTGGCGTTATGATAATTGGAATGCCAATCATGCATGCAATCCATAAACGAGGGGTCTTAGACTAGAGGAATTTTTGCTTGATCACATAACAACACGATAAAATATAGGCTGCCTGAAAAGGAATCCCCTTTTTTAGGACAGCCTTGTTGTCTATTCACCAATAATCTCTCGCGCTACATCAATTCCATTTTCAATACAATCTGGAATCCCTACGCCATAATATGAACACCCTGCTAAATAAACACCAGGATAATATTCTTGTACTCGTTTTTCCAATGAATCGACTACTTTCGGATGGTTTATTTGATATGTTGGCATTTGATTCGTCCATTTCGTAACTTCGCACACAACCGGTTCTTCTGTAATTCCTAGACTTTTTTCGATATCATTGCGCGCAATTTTCAATAACTCATCTGTATTCATATCACGGATAACCGAATATTTTGGATGGCTACTTTTATAAAACAATCGTACAAGTAAATTGCCTATAGTCGATGTATGTTTCCATTTTCGGCTCGTCCAAGTACAAGCATTGCAATATAGGTCCTCCGCATTTGGCGCAAGATACCCTGTTCCATTTTCTGGTAAAGCCTCATCCGGGATTGAATAACCTAAATAGACGCTAATTAGTGAACTCGCTTTCAAATTTGAAAATATCTCTTGGATTTGTTCATTGTTTAATAGCCGGCTCGCCTCTGTATGTGGGATACTCAAAATGATTGAATTTGCCTCAATCATTTGTCCATTTTGAAAATGAACTTGATACATATTTTTATCAATTTTATCAATTTGTACAACTTCATGTTCTAGTAAAAGTTCTACATCTGTTAACTTCTCAACAATTGTTTGTGCGATTGTACTCAATCCATCAGCAAACGAAAGGAATTTTTTATCTCCATCACGAATAAACTGTTCCTTATTCGCTTCAATCCCTTTCATAATACTTCCATATTTCTCCTTATATTGTAAAACATATGGAAGCGTTGAGCCGATCGTTAAGTTATATAATGAACCAGAATAGACGCCTGATAATACTGGTGCAATTTGCTTTTCTACTAATTCTTTTCCTAAATAATATTCAAGAAAATCACCTATCGAGTCATCCTCCGTGAATTGACGGTCATTTAAATAGTAATCTTTAAGGGCCTCCACTTTCCCTTCCGCCGAGAGTAACGTCGTTTCTGCTAATGACCGGATACTAGCCGGAATTCCAAAAACCGCCTCTCTTGGGATTTGTTTAAGCCCTTCTTCTGTATAAAGATAGGACGTACCAACCGCATTGTATACCGTATGCTCCTCTAATCCAAGTTCCTTTAGAAGTCCAGAGTCGCTCAGCTTTCGTGCAACAATTGAATCCGCGCCTGCCTCCATAATAAAACCTTCCTCTTTCACGGTCCGAATTTTTCCTCCAAAAGAAGAAGATGCTTCCGCTAAAATAAGACGTATTTTTCGTTTTTGTTTTTTCATCTGCTTTTGCAACTCATACATTGCGGATAATCCCGTTATTCCCCCACCAATAACTAATACTGTCTCCATCCTTTTCACTCCTCACCTTGAATTTCATCTACTAATTTTTCTGCGGCACGCCGATATAAATTGCTCATATAAGATAGAGAGGATATCATTAATACTTTCTCTAAGTAATCTTTATCCTTTTCATCAAAAGCTTGGACTTCATTTTCAGCGCTCGTAACCAATTCTTGAAAATCACGTTGAAATTGATTCATATTTTCACTTACGATCGTCAAAAAACTTCCATAAAATTGGGGTAAGTCAAACTTTTCATTAACGATTTTTTCATTCATCTCTTCAAGAACACGCTTTATATCTCCAATTGAAATTGTCCCTTTTAAATGAAAAATTAAACTGATTAATAGAATATGTTCTTTTGAATACTTTTTATTTTTAATTTGAAAAAATAATTTACCTTTCGCATAGTTGTTAATCATTGTTTTCGTTAATATTTTATCATCTTCATTTCTTTTTGTACCGCTATATGTACTTTCAAACAACTGAATCACTTGATCCATATATAAATCAATATTTGGTATATCTTCTACGGTAATATTTTTATCTAATTCTAGTTGATCGAGAAATTTTTTTACATGGTCCACATTACCCCTCCTCTACTATTAAATTTTAACCGGTTTAATTTTAAAAGTAAATGTTGACTACGTTTTGAAATGAGTATATTATTGTAAGTAGTTTCAATAACTACATGTAATCGTAAGGGGATGTTATTATGGAAAAGTATATTCGTGAACCAATTAATAGTTTAACTCACCTCGTTGGTGTATTTTTATCTATTGCGGCTCTTGTCGTGATGATTGTAAAAGTTGCTACAAGTACTGGTGGAGGGAAATCTCTAGCCGCCGTAATCGTTTTTGGGATTAGCTTAATTTTACTATATACAGCTTCAACAACTTATCATTGGGTAATTGCTAAAAATAAGGTTATCGCCTTTTTAAGGAAAATTGATCATTCAATGATTTTCGTCTTAATCGCTGGGACGTATGCTCCGTTTTGTTTAGTTGGTCTTGATCGTAAGTTAGGCTGGACTTTATTTGGTATTATTACCGGATTAGGACTTGCTGGCGTTGTTTTTAAAATGGTCTGGTTCAATTGTCCAAGATGGTTATCAACAGCACTTTACATCGGAATGGGTTGGATTGCAGTTACGGTCATCTCACCACTTTCAAAAACGATTAATATTGGTGGAGTCGTATTACTTATTTTAGGTGGAGTTATCTATACAATCGGTGGTGTGATTTATGCCGTTAAACCAAAATTTTTAGAATTTAAATGGATGGGCTTCCATGAAATTTTCCACCTCTTCATTCTTCTCGGTAGCGTCATGCATTTCTTAAGCGTATACTTATACGTGCTTTAATGTCTAAATTAACAGGCATTAAAAATCATATAGCGAACTATTTATAGTCGTTTACGCAGAGTAAGGAGTGATTTTTTATGGCAGAACATCATTTCCACTTAAAAGCACATTGGCCTGGATTAAGGAACGATGTCGGAACAATTGAAGCCAGTCATTTGCAAACGAAAATTTCAATCCCACTTGAAATGGATGGACCTGGCATCGGGACAAATCCAGATGAAATGTTGTTAGGTGCAGCCGCAACTTGTTATATTATTACGCTTGCAGCGATGATGGAGCGCAGTAAACTAGATAAGGAAGATTTAATGATGGAGTCCGTCGGTATCGTTGACGTTACAAACAGCGTCTTTACATATAAAAAGATTATTCATCGTCCGACTATTATTTTAAAAGAAGATGCTTCACCCGAAGATGAGAAACGAGCCATTCGATTAGCTGAAAAGGCTGAAAAGTCATGTATGATTAGCCGGGCAATTGAAGGGAATGTCGAATTGGAACTACAAGTAACGATAAAGAAAACTCAGGGGATTACCGAAGAGCTGAATCCTAGCTAAAAAATATATAGCACTTACTGAGAGTTGGCTTGCGGCGATTAAATGAATTTTTTTTAAAAATACTTGGACTTAACTTTATAATCGGTTATAAATTAATTATATAGAAGGATGTAGGATTTAGATTTTAATTACCTTTGAAGGAAGGTGTTTTCTTATGAATAAAGGAAAATCCAAGATATTGTTACTATTAATAAATATTGTGATTGGTCTTTTAATTATAGTAACTCCGATTATTATTACTGGACATTTATATAATACTTCTGAACTCATGGGTGGTTTGCTTGTTAGCGACTTTACGATGAGATCCATTTCCTTCATCCTAGGACTTGTTGTTATCAATAATGGATTTAATAAATACTTCAGTGAATGATATTGTGTAAAAAAGTCAAAGGAATTTCCTTTGATTTTTTTATATAATAACCTTCCTTTTAATCTGCTCTTTTCAATGAATTCGTCAGACATAGCCGTTCTGGAATATGATTTAACTTTGTAAGAAAAAAAGGTCACCCTTTTTCACTTACAAAGTTTTCGATGCGCACACTGAATATCCACCATACAAAAATTTCCTTCTACCTAAAGTACTCCTCTATGTCCATATAAACAACACCAACTAACCGGAATTCTGGTATATTCGGATTAAGCAACCTCTCCAGCCAACTTCTTAATTTATACTTCAAAATTATTTAAGACATTACCAATTAGGTTTTGGTTCATAAATAAATTGAATTGCATCTTCAAATCCTTATCTAGTAACTTAGACTCTTTAAAGAAACGGGAGTTTTTTTTCCTTCGCAAGATTTAATGCATCAAATATAATTTTTAATTAATAATTCTATTTTTTGTCCGAATAGGCTTACAAATAACTTGCTCCGTATAGATAAATAAAAGTAAATAAAGATTCCTAATGGAATAGTTATCAATAATAAAAGTATTGACCCTAAGCGGCTTTTTTCATTAATAAAAAAAGATAGTAAGAAGTCAAAAGATAAAACTAATAAACCCATAACTATTGTAAATATAATTATTAGCAAGCATCTACGGAATAAAAACCTGTATCTAAATCCCGAGTAAAATTGAATTCCAATTAAGTTAATTATAATAGAAATAAGAAAACTGATAGCCGTAGCCAAAATTGCTCCTTTAGCTTGATACAATTCAATTAAAGGTGTATTTATTAAAATTTTTATCGATATTGCCAATAATAAACCAATAATCGTTACCTTTTGTTTATTTATTCCCTGTAATATTGCAGCTGTTATTGAAAACAATCCAATTACTATTGCAACCGGTGAGTATATACTTAATATTTCCTGGCCCTGTTTATCAAATCCAAAAAAAGCAGTATAAATTGGACTACTTAATATAGATATCCCTATAGATGCTGGGATAATTAAAAATAAAAATATTTGAATAATCTTATTTAGAGATATTTTAAAAGCCTTAAAATTATTTTGCATGTAAATTTCTGTCACATTAGGTACAATAGATTGGGTAAATGCTGAAGCTAGAGTGATTGGTATTAAAACAAGCTTTGGTGCCGTCATGCTTAGAATAGAGTATAAATAGCCTGATTGTTCTGCTAAACCTATAGATTCTAATGTTTTATTGAATGTAAGTTGATCTATAAGTTGATGTATAGGAAAAGCAAGTCCTGCAAATACAAATGGTATAGAATAAGTTATTACCTCCATATATATATGCTTCAGTGATACTTTTTCCTTAATATCATTCAATTGATTAAGAATGTTTTTTCTTCTCCTTATCCAGTACCAAATTAATATTAAAAGACTGGCTATTGCACCAATAAACGCGGAGAATGTTGCAATACTAATAGCTGTTACAATAGTACC comes from Bacillus andreraoultii and encodes:
- a CDS encoding QueT transporter family protein, producing the protein MKIRTITVNGIIAALYIAITAVIQPIAFSSIQFRVPEIFNHLVVFHKKYFFGVVIGVFFSNLFFSTMNPYDLIFGVAHSIISLALTIFIGKFVTNKWLLMTINSFIFSFLIFIIAFEIKIATGFSVWDTSFPFLETWGILAIGEFGVMIIGMPIMHAIHKRGVLD
- the hemG gene encoding protoporphyrinogen oxidase, which codes for METVLVIGGGITGLSAMYELQKQMKKQKRKIRLILAEASSSFGGKIRTVKEEGFIMEAGADSIVARKLSDSGLLKELGLEEHTVYNAVGTSYLYTEEGLKQIPREAVFGIPASIRSLAETTLLSAEGKVEALKDYYLNDRQFTEDDSIGDFLEYYLGKELVEKQIAPVLSGVYSGSLYNLTIGSTLPYVLQYKEKYGSIMKGIEANKEQFIRDGDKKFLSFADGLSTIAQTIVEKLTDVELLLEHEVVQIDKIDKNMYQVHFQNGQMIEANSIILSIPHTEASRLLNNEQIQEIFSNLKASSLISVYLGYSIPDEALPENGTGYLAPNAEDLYCNACTWTSRKWKHTSTIGNLLVRLFYKSSHPKYSVIRDMNTDELLKIARNDIEKSLGITEEPVVCEVTKWTNQMPTYQINHPKVVDSLEKRVQEYYPGVYLAGCSYYGVGIPDCIENGIDVAREIIGE
- a CDS encoding DUF1836 domain-containing protein, whose amino-acid sequence is MDHVKKFLDQLELDKNITVEDIPNIDLYMDQVIQLFESTYSGTKRNEDDKILTKTMINNYAKGKLFFQIKNKKYSKEHILLISLIFHLKGTISIGDIKRVLEEMNEKIVNEKFDLPQFYGSFLTIVSENMNQFQRDFQELVTSAENEVQAFDEKDKDYLEKVLMISSLSYMSNLYRRAAEKLVDEIQGEE
- the trhA gene encoding PAQR family membrane homeostasis protein TrhA, translating into MEKYIREPINSLTHLVGVFLSIAALVVMIVKVATSTGGGKSLAAVIVFGISLILLYTASTTYHWVIAKNKVIAFLRKIDHSMIFVLIAGTYAPFCLVGLDRKLGWTLFGIITGLGLAGVVFKMVWFNCPRWLSTALYIGMGWIAVTVISPLSKTINIGGVVLLILGGVIYTIGGVIYAVKPKFLEFKWMGFHEIFHLFILLGSVMHFLSVYLYVL
- a CDS encoding OsmC family protein; the protein is MAEHHFHLKAHWPGLRNDVGTIEASHLQTKISIPLEMDGPGIGTNPDEMLLGAAATCYIITLAAMMERSKLDKEDLMMESVGIVDVTNSVFTYKKIIHRPTIILKEDASPEDEKRAIRLAEKAEKSCMISRAIEGNVELELQVTIKKTQGITEELNPS
- a CDS encoding putative polysaccharide biosynthesis protein encodes the protein MKSTFLRGSFILTSGMILTKIFGLLYIIPFTAIVGNKGIELYAYGYVPYTIFISIATGGLPLAVSKFVAKYNTLGQYNVGYKLFKSGIVLMIFTGLLSFIILFLIAPKLSVIVLPDQGSNFLRSDVTLVIRSVSFALILVPVMSLIRGFFQGYGSMGPTAISQVVEQLFRVLFLLLGAYLVLNLLGGTIVTAISIATFSAFIGAIASLLILIWYWIRRRKNILNQLNDIKEKVSLKHIYMEVITYSIPFVFAGLAFPIHQLIDQLTFNKTLESIGLAEQSGYLYSILSMTAPKLVLIPITLASAFTQSIVPNVTEIYMQNNFKAFKISLNKIIQIFLFLIIPASIGISILSSPIYTAFFGFDKQGQEILSIYSPVAIVIGLFSITAAILQGINKQKVTIIGLLLAISIKILINTPLIELYQAKGAILATAISFLISIIINLIGIQFYSGFRYRFLFRRCLLIIIFTIVMGLLVLSFDFLLSFFINEKSRLGSILLLLITIPLGIFIYFYLSIRSKLFVSLFGQKIELLIKNYI